The Salmonella enterica subsp. houtenae serovar Houten genome has a segment encoding these proteins:
- the adhP gene encoding alcohol dehydrogenase produces the protein MKAAVVTQDHQVDVTEKTLRPLRHGEALLKMECCGVCHTDLHVKNGDFGDKTGVILGHEGIGVVAEVGPGVTSLKPGDRASVAWFFEGCGHCEYCNTGNETLCRNVKNAGYTVDGGMAEECIVVADYAVKVPEGLDSAAASSITCAGVTTYKAVKISHIKPGQWIAIYGLGGLGNLALQYAKNVFNAKVIAIDVNDGQLKLAEEMGADLTINSRTEDAAKIVQEKTGGAHAAVVTAVAKAAFNSAVDAVRAGGRVVAVGLPPEAMNLDIPRLVLDGIQVVGSLVGTRQDLTEAFQFAAEGKVVPKVALRPLEDINVIFKEMEQGQIRGRMVIDFRR, from the coding sequence ATGAAAGCTGCTGTTGTCACACAAGATCATCAGGTTGATGTTACTGAGAAAACGCTGCGTCCCCTTCGCCACGGTGAAGCTTTGCTGAAAATGGAGTGCTGCGGCGTATGCCATACCGATCTACACGTGAAAAACGGAGATTTCGGTGACAAAACCGGCGTCATTCTGGGACACGAAGGCATTGGTGTCGTGGCGGAAGTCGGTCCCGGCGTCACCTCGCTGAAACCCGGCGATCGCGCGAGTGTCGCGTGGTTTTTTGAAGGATGCGGACATTGTGAGTATTGCAATACGGGCAATGAAACCTTATGCCGTAACGTGAAAAATGCCGGTTACACGGTAGATGGCGGCATGGCCGAAGAGTGTATTGTCGTCGCGGATTATGCGGTGAAAGTACCGGAAGGTCTGGACTCTGCGGCGGCAAGTAGTATTACCTGCGCGGGCGTTACTACCTATAAAGCGGTGAAGATTTCTCATATTAAACCCGGCCAGTGGATTGCCATCTACGGTCTGGGCGGTCTGGGTAATCTGGCATTGCAGTACGCGAAAAACGTCTTCAATGCGAAAGTGATCGCCATTGATGTCAATGATGGTCAACTGAAACTGGCCGAGGAAATGGGCGCAGATCTGACCATTAATTCACGCACGGAAGATGCGGCTAAAATTGTGCAGGAAAAAACCGGCGGCGCGCACGCAGCGGTGGTTACCGCGGTCGCTAAGGCGGCGTTTAATTCCGCGGTAGATGCCGTTCGCGCCGGAGGCCGCGTGGTGGCAGTCGGACTGCCGCCAGAAGCCATGAACCTTGATATCCCTCGCCTGGTGCTGGATGGCATTCAGGTTGTCGGTTCGTTGGTGGGGACACGCCAGGATCTGACCGAAGCCTTCCAGTTCGCGGCGGAAGGAAAAGTCGTGCCAAAAGTCGCTTTACGTCCCCTTGAAGATATCAACGTTATTTTTAAAGAGATGGAACAGGGACAAATTCGTGGCCGTATGGTCATCGATTTCCGTCGTTAA